A region of Methyloversatilis discipulorum DNA encodes the following proteins:
- a CDS encoding nickel-dependent hydrogenase large subunit, translating into MTRLLVGPFNRVEGDLEVTLDVADGRVASAHVNAPMYRGFEQILRGREPHDALVYVPRICGICSVSQSVAAARALADLGGITMPANGQHVTNVILATENLADHLTHFYLFFMPDFVRPVYASRPWHAEAVRRFTPQTGERVRAAIAARQRWFTLLGTLAGKWPHTQSIDPGGSTRAIDAAERVRLLARVREFRRFLETHTYAAPLEQVAALDSEAALDAWHAADPLNGDLHFFLTVARDATLATLGVGSGRFLSYGAYPQPEGGTALGAGVWHAGALSPLDPAAIREDATHAWLSDAGGPQHPRSGVTRPEPDKAGAYTWNKAPRLAGEVVETGAIARQLASGHRLIVDLVGRYGGTVYTRVVARLLELARVVLMMEDWLRAVRPGEPFCTPGRLPDEGSGAGLGEAARGSLGHWISVRDGRIANYQIVAPTTWNFSPRDAAGRPGALESALEGAPVREGETTPVAVQHIVRSFDPCMVCTVH; encoded by the coding sequence ATGACCCGCCTCCTCGTCGGCCCCTTCAACCGCGTCGAGGGCGATCTCGAAGTGACGCTGGACGTCGCCGACGGTCGCGTCGCATCGGCGCACGTCAATGCGCCGATGTACCGCGGCTTCGAGCAGATCCTGCGCGGGCGCGAGCCGCATGACGCGCTGGTGTATGTGCCGCGCATCTGCGGCATCTGTTCGGTGTCGCAGTCGGTGGCGGCCGCGCGTGCGCTGGCCGATCTCGGCGGCATCACGATGCCGGCCAACGGCCAGCACGTCACCAATGTGATTCTCGCCACCGAAAATCTGGCCGATCACCTGACCCACTTCTACCTGTTCTTCATGCCGGATTTCGTGCGCCCGGTGTACGCCAGCCGGCCCTGGCATGCCGAGGCGGTGCGCCGCTTCACGCCGCAGACCGGCGAACGGGTACGCGCCGCGATCGCCGCGCGCCAGCGCTGGTTCACGCTGCTCGGCACGTTGGCCGGCAAGTGGCCGCACACGCAGAGCATCGACCCCGGTGGCTCGACGCGCGCCATCGACGCCGCCGAACGCGTGCGCCTGCTGGCCCGCGTGCGCGAATTCCGCCGCTTCCTCGAAACCCACACCTATGCCGCGCCGCTGGAACAGGTGGCCGCGCTCGATTCGGAAGCCGCGCTCGACGCCTGGCACGCCGCCGACCCGCTGAACGGCGACCTGCACTTCTTCCTGACCGTCGCCCGCGACGCGACGCTGGCCACGCTCGGGGTTGGCTCCGGCCGCTTCCTCAGCTACGGCGCCTACCCGCAGCCTGAGGGCGGCACCGCGCTGGGCGCAGGCGTCTGGCACGCCGGCGCGCTGTCGCCGCTCGACCCGGCCGCCATCCGCGAAGACGCCACGCACGCCTGGCTGAGCGATGCCGGCGGCCCGCAGCATCCGCGCAGCGGCGTCACGCGGCCGGAACCGGACAAGGCGGGCGCCTACACCTGGAACAAGGCGCCGCGGCTGGCCGGCGAGGTGGTCGAAACCGGCGCCATCGCGCGCCAGCTGGCGAGCGGCCATCGGCTCATCGTCGATCTGGTCGGCCGTTACGGCGGCACGGTCTACACCCGCGTCGTCGCCCGCCTGCTCGAACTCGCGCGCGTCGTGCTCATGATGGAAGACTGGCTGCGCGCCGTGCGGCCGGGCGAACCCTTCTGCACGCCGGGCCGGTTGCCGGACGAAGGCAGCGGCGCCGGCCTCGGCGAAGCGGCGCGCGGCAGTCTGGGTCACTGGATTTCGGTGCGCGATGGCCGCATCGCCAACTACCAGATCGTCGCGCCCACCACCTGGAACTTCTCGCCACGCGACGCCGCCGGCCGCCCCGGCGCGCTGGAGTCGGCACTCGAAGGCGCGCCGGTGCGCGAGGGCGAAACGACGCCGGTGGCGGTGCAGCACATCGTGCGGTCTTTCGATCCGTGCATGGTGTGTACGGTGCACTGA
- a CDS encoding NADH-quinone oxidoreductase subunit B family protein produces MNMLWLQSGGCGGCSMSLLCADTDDFHGQLRDAGIALLWHPSLSLDSGTEVTALLGRILDGDLPLDALCVEGSLLRGPNGTGRFHIMAGTGLPMIEWVRKLAAKARHVIAIGSCAAWGGVTAGGDNPTDACGLQYEDDVRGGLLGGDFRARGGLPVINIAGCPTHPSWVLDTLMALAADGFTEADLDTLGRPRFYADQLVHHGCTRNEYYEFKASAEKPSDLGCMMEHMGCKGTQAHADCNTRPWNGEGSCTRGGYACISCTEPGFQEPGHPFHATPKLAGIPIGLPTDMPKAWFVALASLSKSATPKRVKVNAVSDHVVVPPVARRTRLK; encoded by the coding sequence ATGAACATGCTCTGGTTGCAGTCCGGCGGCTGCGGCGGCTGCAGCATGTCGCTGCTGTGCGCCGACACCGACGATTTCCACGGTCAGCTGCGCGACGCCGGCATAGCTCTGCTGTGGCATCCGTCGCTGTCGCTGGACAGCGGCACTGAGGTGACCGCGCTGCTCGGCCGCATTCTCGACGGCGATCTGCCGCTGGACGCGCTGTGCGTCGAAGGTTCGCTGCTGCGCGGGCCGAATGGTACGGGCCGGTTCCACATCATGGCCGGCACCGGTCTGCCGATGATCGAATGGGTGCGCAAGCTCGCCGCGAAGGCGCGCCACGTGATCGCCATCGGCAGCTGCGCCGCCTGGGGCGGCGTCACCGCCGGCGGCGACAACCCGACCGACGCCTGCGGCCTGCAGTACGAGGACGACGTGCGCGGCGGCCTGCTCGGCGGCGACTTCCGTGCTCGTGGCGGCCTGCCGGTGATCAATATCGCCGGCTGTCCGACCCACCCGAGCTGGGTGCTCGACACGCTGATGGCGCTGGCCGCCGACGGCTTCACCGAAGCCGACCTCGACACGCTGGGCCGGCCGCGCTTCTACGCCGACCAGCTGGTGCACCACGGCTGCACGCGCAACGAGTACTACGAATTCAAGGCCAGCGCCGAAAAGCCCTCCGACCTCGGCTGCATGATGGAACACATGGGCTGCAAGGGCACGCAGGCGCACGCCGACTGCAACACCCGGCCGTGGAACGGCGAGGGCTCCTGCACCCGCGGCGGCTACGCCTGCATCAGCTGCACCGAACCCGGCTTCCAGGAACCGGGCCACCCCTTCCACGCCACACCCAAGCTCGCCGGCATCCCGATCGGCCTGCCGACCGACATGCCCAAGGCCTGGTTCGTCGCGCTGGCCTCACTGTCGAAGTCGGCGACGCCCAAGCGGGTGAAGGTGAACGCGGTGTCCGACCACGTGGTGGTGCCGCCGGTGGCGAGACGGACGAGGTTGAAGTGA